A window of the Rickettsia felis URRWXCal2 genome harbors these coding sequences:
- the psd gene encoding Phosphatidylserine decarboxylase, protein MKQYNDLFKIIHREGYIFIASFALVSFLLASFNEKLGCIGFIATAWCIYFFRNPDRFVPISDDLVISPADGIIQEIKEALPPPELGLGDVEMIRVSIFLNIFNVHVNRIPANGKILALHYNPGKFFNASLDKASIYNERQSVLMETDQGQKIVFVQIAGLIARRIVCDLEEGNEVKTGERYGIIRFGSRVDVYLPLKTALLVSKGQTAIGGETIIADFGRKKTAEFKFERK, encoded by the coding sequence ATGAAACAATATAATGATTTATTTAAAATTATTCACCGCGAAGGATATATATTTATTGCTAGCTTTGCATTAGTAAGTTTTTTATTAGCATCATTTAATGAAAAACTTGGCTGTATTGGATTTATTGCTACTGCTTGGTGTATTTATTTTTTCCGTAATCCTGATCGCTTTGTGCCTATAAGTGATGATCTGGTAATAAGTCCTGCAGACGGAATAATTCAAGAAATTAAGGAAGCATTGCCGCCCCCGGAATTAGGTCTTGGTGATGTGGAAATGATTAGAGTTAGTATTTTTCTAAATATTTTTAATGTCCATGTTAATAGAATCCCGGCAAACGGAAAAATTTTAGCACTTCATTATAATCCCGGAAAGTTTTTTAATGCTTCACTTGATAAAGCTAGTATTTATAATGAGCGTCAATCAGTATTAATGGAAACTGATCAAGGGCAGAAAATTGTTTTTGTTCAAATAGCCGGACTTATAGCAAGGCGTATAGTTTGTGATTTAGAAGAGGGTAATGAAGTTAAAACGGGCGAGCGATACGGTATAATTCGTTTCGGTAGCAGAGTAGATGTTTATCTACCGTTGAAAACAGCTTTATTAGTGAGTAAAGGGCAGACTGCTATAGGTGGTGAAACTATTATTGCTGATTTTGGACGTAAAAAGACGGCAGAATTTAAGTTTGAGAGGAAGTAG
- the efp gene encoding Translation elongation factor EF-P, with amino-acid sequence MKISANSIRTGNILVYNNDLWVVSKTPEHTQPGKGGAYVQVEMKNLKTGTKRNERFSSSDYLEKAELEQKDYQFLYFEGDDLVLMDTKHFEQINVPKEILEEKLPFLTENMIVKVEFYNEKPLNIELPPTVILEINETDPVIKGATATASYKPAILENGIKVKVPQYLEVGEKIVVKTDDMTYVERAK; translated from the coding sequence ATGAAAATTTCAGCAAATTCAATTAGAACAGGTAACATATTAGTTTATAATAATGATTTATGGGTTGTAAGCAAAACACCGGAACATACTCAACCAGGGAAAGGTGGAGCTTATGTACAAGTTGAGATGAAAAATTTAAAAACAGGGACAAAGCGTAACGAAAGATTCAGTTCTTCCGATTATTTAGAAAAAGCCGAACTTGAACAAAAAGACTATCAATTTTTATATTTTGAAGGTGATGATTTGGTGTTGATGGATACCAAACATTTTGAACAAATAAATGTTCCTAAGGAAATTTTAGAAGAAAAATTACCTTTCTTAACTGAAAATATGATTGTTAAAGTCGAATTTTATAATGAGAAGCCTTTAAATATTGAGCTTCCTCCAACTGTTATACTTGAAATTAATGAAACTGATCCGGTAATAAAAGGAGCAACCGCTACCGCTTCTTATAAGCCGGCAATTTTAGAAAACGGTATTAAAGTTAAGGTACCGCAATATTTAGAAGTAGGAGAAAAAATTGTTGTTAAAACTGATGATATGACATATGTCGAAAGGGCAAAGTAA
- a CDS encoding Regulatory components of sensory transduction system, producing MTTILVVDDIETNIKLLTAKLLKEYYTVLTANSGKEALAILKKEKIDTILLDVMMPEMDGFEVCKTIKTDPETTHIPVVMVTALSDIDDRVKGLEAGADEFLTKPINDIALFVRLKSLSRMKSLIDELKLRNSTNALLGVTNIEMHDTFADKKILLINDDVVQAKNIKQMLLKITQNVKVISNSDELDIINEYTPDFVIISSTLENEDPLRISVILRGKAEISGVVIILQIDEDGMPLVVKGIELGINDYFVYPIEESELLARIRTQLRRKQYQDNLRNDLEQSVNLAAKDGLTGLFNRRYFDIHLKQMIEKANKESIKLYLLMCDIDNFKHVNDTYGHQAGDKVLTIVSRILKNTLRVTDLIARFGGEEFTILLTDIDISKAIETAERVRVKIEYMDFHIEDQIEPLKKTISIGVTEYKKEESIESFIERADKAMYEAKTTGKNKVVKL from the coding sequence ATGACCACAATATTAGTAGTAGATGATATAGAAACCAATATTAAGTTACTAACAGCCAAACTTTTAAAAGAGTATTATACGGTTCTTACTGCAAATAGCGGCAAAGAAGCACTAGCAATTCTTAAAAAGGAGAAAATCGATACTATACTACTTGATGTTATGATGCCGGAAATGGATGGATTTGAGGTATGTAAAACGATAAAAACCGATCCGGAAACTACTCATATACCGGTCGTAATGGTAACTGCACTTTCTGATATTGATGATCGAGTTAAAGGTCTTGAGGCAGGGGCTGATGAGTTTTTAACAAAGCCTATTAACGATATTGCTCTATTTGTAAGACTTAAATCGCTATCTAGAATGAAAAGCTTAATTGATGAATTAAAGCTTCGTAATAGCACTAATGCATTATTAGGCGTAACAAATATCGAAATGCATGACACTTTTGCAGATAAAAAAATATTACTAATTAATGATGATGTGGTACAAGCTAAAAATATAAAACAAATGTTACTTAAGATTACCCAAAACGTAAAGGTAATAAGTAATTCCGATGAATTAGATATTATAAATGAATATACACCCGATTTTGTAATTATCAGTAGTACGCTCGAAAATGAAGATCCTTTAAGAATCAGTGTTATTTTAAGAGGTAAAGCAGAAATAAGCGGCGTGGTAATAATTTTACAAATTGATGAAGACGGTATGCCTTTAGTTGTGAAAGGTATTGAACTCGGTATTAATGATTATTTCGTTTATCCTATAGAGGAAAGCGAATTACTTGCTAGAATTAGAACACAATTAAGGCGTAAGCAATATCAAGATAATCTACGTAATGACCTTGAACAAAGTGTTAATTTAGCAGCTAAAGACGGCTTAACCGGCTTATTTAATCGTCGCTATTTCGATATACACCTCAAACAAATGATTGAGAAAGCTAATAAAGAAAGTATTAAATTATATTTACTTATGTGCGATATCGACAATTTTAAACACGTAAACGATACTTACGGTCATCAAGCAGGCGATAAGGTTTTAACGATTGTATCCCGTATTTTGAAGAATACTCTCAGAGTAACAGACTTAATAGCAAGATTCGGCGGTGAAGAATTTACTATACTTTTAACGGATATAGATATTTCTAAAGCAATTGAAACTGCGGAGAGAGTTAGAGTTAAAATAGAATATATGGATTTTCACATTGAAGATCAAATTGAACCTTTAAAAAAAACTATTTCAATCGGAGTTACGGAATATAAAAAAGAAGAATCAATAGAATCTTTTATTGAACGTGCTGACAAAGCTATGTATGAAGCTAAAACAACGGGTAAAAATAAAGTAGTAAAATTATAA
- a CDS encoding Transposase: MIFLGYPEEIRKIIYTTNAVESVNSQLRKVTKNKRVFPNDNAVFKSLYLAIDYMTKKWSMPIPNWNAAMAHFLIKFDERI; this comes from the coding sequence ATGATTTTCTTAGGATACCCTGAAGAAATACGGAAAATAATTTATACAACAAATGCTGTGGAATCTGTTAATAGTCAACTCCGAAAAGTCACAAAAAATAAACGTGTTTTTCCAAATGATAATGCTGTTTTTAAAAGCTTATATTTGGCAATTGATTACATGACCAAAAAATGGTCCATGCCCATACCAAATTGGAATGCGGCTATGGCTCATTTTTTAATAAAATTTGACGAAAGAATCTAG
- the nudH gene encoding (Di)nucleoside polyphosphate hydrolase: MRNSSKKHLDLPYRPGVGMMILNADNHIFVGKRIDTKISAWQMPQGGIVPGETPSIAAMREMLEEIGSDKGYIIAESKCWYSYDVPSFLIPKLWNGNFRGQKQRWFLIRFTGNNEDININTSNPEFDQWRWASLDELLSIIIPFKRKLYQAVVKEFESLIQ, from the coding sequence ATGAGAAATTCTTCCAAAAAACATCTTGATTTACCATATAGACCAGGAGTCGGCATGATGATATTAAATGCCGATAACCATATATTCGTCGGTAAAAGAATAGATACAAAAATATCTGCATGGCAAATGCCTCAAGGTGGGATAGTTCCCGGCGAAACTCCAAGTATTGCAGCAATGCGTGAGATGTTAGAAGAAATAGGAAGCGATAAAGGATATATTATTGCCGAAAGCAAATGCTGGTATAGTTATGATGTACCGAGCTTTTTAATACCTAAATTGTGGAACGGTAATTTTCGCGGACAAAAACAACGCTGGTTTTTAATTAGATTTACCGGAAATAACGAAGATATTAATATAAATACCTCTAATCCGGAATTTGACCAATGGCGTTGGGCATCACTTGACGAACTATTATCTATTATAATTCCTTTCAAACGGAAACTTTATCAAGCCGTCGTAAAAGAATTTGAATCATTAATTCAGTAA
- the suhB gene encoding Extragenic suppressor protein SuhB: protein MQPITNLLINALRKAVKFLHRDFLELEMLQKNSVRNEEFCKRSYLRLKTLLYEELQKHTQYLFFPEDQFDLNNNYESVFLINPIDSPNNFARSIPFFAISVTYLKRNQEVLTPTSTVIYFPALNEIYYAEKGKGAWIEKNNLNSNYQGLRLRVSDNADLKNCLAIIEDVNHNDLEEIEVDNIRSFGSPCYGATLVASGKADLICLSLLNFTLYYAFELLIKEAGGIIIDSNDKFIYSNRYITKKVKKY, encoded by the coding sequence ATGCAACCTATAACTAATTTATTAATTAATGCCCTGCGTAAAGCAGTTAAGTTTTTGCATAGAGATTTTTTAGAACTCGAAATGCTGCAAAAAAATTCTGTAAGAAACGAAGAATTTTGTAAGCGATCCTATTTAAGATTAAAAACTTTATTATATGAAGAATTACAAAAACATACACAATATTTATTTTTTCCAGAGGATCAATTCGATTTAAATAATAATTATGAGAGTGTCTTTTTAATTAATCCTATAGATAGCCCAAATAATTTTGCCAGAAGCATACCTTTTTTTGCGATATCCGTAACTTATTTAAAAAGGAATCAAGAAGTTTTAACTCCTACTTCTACAGTAATATATTTTCCTGCTCTTAATGAAATTTATTATGCTGAAAAAGGTAAAGGAGCTTGGATAGAAAAAAATAATTTAAACTCTAATTATCAAGGATTAAGACTTAGAGTTTCCGATAATGCTGATTTAAAAAACTGTTTAGCAATTATTGAAGATGTAAATCATAATGATTTGGAGGAGATAGAGGTAGATAATATTAGATCTTTTGGCTCTCCTTGCTACGGGGCTACGCTTGTAGCATCAGGTAAAGCGGATTTAATATGTTTATCATTATTAAATTTTACATTATATTATGCATTTGAGCTTCTTATTAAGGAAGCAGGCGGGATAATTATAGATTCTAACGATAAATTTATATATTCAAATCGTTATATTACTAAGAAAGTTAAAAAATATTAG
- the atm1 gene encoding Multidrug resistance protein Atm1, whose translation MTKPYKLAKTPKMPKNNNHKNSFYLLLPYLWSKDFDIRLRIVTSLICLVIAKVINIFVPIVYKYIIDGLNKNFALSVIIGIILAYGGTKILVQIFSELRNIIFSKVGHQATRLVALNVFKHMHNLSMRFHITRKTGGLSRSIERGTKGIEAVLRYSLFNIFPTSVEIILVSGMLWYVYGIWFAVTILITMIVYVGYTFLISTWRISFAREMNQSDNTANNRAIDSLLNFETVKYFGNEEYEAIKFNEALQTYERSATKTTNSLSILNIGQDVIISLGLVSLMILSANAINQNKMTVGDLIMVNTYLFQLSIPLSILGFAYREIKNALVSMEDMFNLLDIPAEVEDVVNAKELIISKGEVSFDNVSFAYNQERPILHNISFTIKSGKTLAVVGSSGAGKSTISRLLFRFYDINSGSITIDNQDIREVTQVSLRRSIGIVPQDTVLFNDTIYYNIAYGNNAASYDEVIAASKNAHIHEFISTLPEGYETQVGERGLKLSGGEKQRIAIARTILKNPAIYVFDEATSSLDTKTEKLIQASLKEISQYHTTLIIAHRLSTIIDADKIIVLDNGYIVERGNHKTLLQHKGYYAELWYKQQEERGK comes from the coding sequence ATGACAAAGCCATACAAACTTGCAAAAACTCCAAAAATGCCCAAAAACAACAATCATAAAAATTCATTCTATTTACTTCTGCCTTATTTATGGTCGAAGGATTTTGATATACGCCTGCGTATTGTTACCTCTCTTATTTGTCTAGTCATAGCTAAAGTAATAAATATTTTCGTTCCGATTGTTTATAAATATATAATAGATGGGCTAAATAAAAATTTTGCTCTTTCGGTTATTATAGGGATTATTCTTGCATATGGCGGAACAAAAATATTGGTACAAATATTTAGTGAGCTGCGAAATATTATTTTCTCAAAAGTAGGACATCAGGCGACTCGCTTAGTTGCTCTAAATGTCTTTAAGCACATGCATAATTTAAGTATGCGTTTTCATATTACCCGAAAAACAGGAGGCTTAAGTAGGTCTATAGAGCGTGGTACTAAAGGGATCGAAGCGGTGCTGCGTTATTCATTATTTAATATTTTTCCGACAAGTGTAGAAATTATACTTGTAAGCGGGATGTTATGGTATGTGTACGGTATTTGGTTTGCCGTAACTATTTTAATAACAATGATAGTTTATGTCGGTTATACTTTCCTAATCAGTACTTGGCGTATTTCTTTTGCAAGGGAAATGAATCAAAGCGATAACACTGCCAATAATAGAGCAATCGATAGTTTGTTGAATTTTGAGACCGTTAAATATTTCGGTAATGAAGAATATGAGGCGATAAAGTTTAATGAAGCTCTGCAAACTTATGAAAGATCAGCTACTAAAACTACTAACAGCCTATCGATTTTAAATATAGGACAGGATGTTATAATATCTTTAGGGCTTGTTAGCCTTATGATACTTTCGGCAAATGCTATTAATCAGAATAAAATGACCGTCGGCGATTTAATAATGGTTAATACTTATCTATTTCAGCTATCAATTCCACTTTCAATACTTGGCTTTGCTTATAGAGAAATTAAAAACGCTCTAGTTAGTATGGAAGATATGTTTAATCTTTTAGACATACCGGCAGAAGTAGAAGATGTCGTGAACGCTAAGGAGTTAATTATCTCAAAAGGTGAGGTTAGTTTCGATAATGTTAGTTTTGCTTATAATCAGGAACGTCCGATTTTGCATAATATAAGTTTTACGATTAAGAGCGGTAAAACTTTAGCGGTGGTAGGTAGTAGCGGGGCAGGGAAATCAACTATATCACGCTTGCTTTTTAGGTTTTACGATATTAATAGTGGTAGCATTACTATAGATAATCAAGATATAAGAGAAGTCACGCAGGTCTCACTTCGTAGGTCTATCGGGATTGTTCCGCAAGATACCGTACTATTTAACGATACGATATATTACAACATCGCATACGGTAATAACGCAGCAAGCTATGACGAAGTTATAGCAGCCTCAAAAAATGCTCATATTCATGAGTTTATCAGCACGCTACCCGAAGGGTATGAAACGCAGGTAGGCGAAAGAGGCTTAAAGCTTTCAGGCGGCGAAAAACAACGTATTGCAATTGCAAGAACCATCTTAAAAAATCCGGCAATATATGTTTTTGACGAAGCAACAAGCTCGCTTGATACTAAAACCGAAAAGCTAATTCAAGCAAGCCTTAAAGAAATATCACAGTATCATACTACTCTTATCATTGCTCATAGACTATCAACTATTATCGATGCAGACAAGATTATTGTTTTAGATAATGGCTATATAGTAGAACGAGGCAACCATAAAACCTTGCTACAGCACAAAGGCTATTACGCAGAACTCTGGTATAAACAGCAGGAAGAGAGAGGTAAATAA
- the gyrA gene encoding DNA gyrase subunit A: MTDQNFSNLVPVNIEDEMKVSYLDYAMSVIVSRAIPDVRDGLKPVHRRIIYSMYEAGNHASKPYRKSARIVGDVMGKYHPHGDSAIYDSLVRMAQDFSLRLPLVDGQGNFGSMDGDAAAAMRYTESRMAKVSHKLVEDIDKETVSFNPNYDGSEEEPSVLPAMFPNLLVNGSGGIAVGMATNIPPHNLGEVIDACCLYIDNNDIEILDLLEVVKGPDFPTGSMILGISGIRSAYLTGRGSIIMRGRAEIENIGNSRQAIIITEIPYMVNKARLVEKIAEMVKEKRIEGISDLRDESNKNGVRIFIELKKDVVVEVVLNQIYACTQLQTSFGVIMLALKDGLPKVMNLKEVIAAFVSFREVVITNRTIYLLNKARDRAHILLGLTIAVSNIDEIIRIIKASNNPNAAKQELMARSWDALNILPLVKLVDDKAMLNEQGKCSFTEVQAKAILEMRLQRLTAMEKNKLEEDLKNLATEITEYLNILGSRTRLLEILKEELIKVKEEFATPRLTSIEFGEFDQDIEDLIQREEMVVTVTLGGYIKRVPLSSYRAQKRGGKGRSGLSMRDEDITTQVFVGSTHTPMLFFSNIGQVYSLKLYKLPLSNPQGKGRPMVNILPLKENEHITNIMPLPENQDEWDNLNIMFATAKGNIRRSDLLDFKKIQSNGKIAIRLDEDDKLIDVKPCKEDEHILLATKAGKALRFPVESLRVIKSRTSDGVRGMKLAKEDSVISMTVLKGISSTKEDRDAYLTVPWEKRLEIAKGEEFNLEELGVTLTADSILEMANSEEFILTVTENGFGKRSSAYGYRITDRGGSGIINMDINDKTGLVVGVMPVKMDDELMLITNSGKLIRCKLESVRITGRNTSGVILFKLDDGEKVVSVSLIAETSESEEDSELEEDLEQAEEVYT; the protein is encoded by the coding sequence GTGACTGATCAAAATTTTTCTAATTTAGTACCGGTAAATATCGAAGATGAGATGAAAGTATCTTATCTTGATTATGCTATGAGTGTTATAGTAAGTAGAGCTATACCGGATGTTCGGGACGGCTTAAAGCCGGTGCATCGCCGAATTATCTATTCTATGTATGAAGCCGGTAATCATGCTAGCAAACCTTATAGAAAATCTGCAAGAATAGTCGGTGACGTGATGGGTAAATACCATCCGCACGGTGACAGTGCTATTTACGACTCGTTAGTACGTATGGCACAAGATTTTTCCTTGCGTTTACCGCTTGTAGACGGGCAAGGTAATTTCGGCTCGATGGACGGTGATGCGGCGGCGGCAATGAGATATACCGAATCTCGAATGGCCAAAGTTTCGCATAAGCTCGTAGAGGATATCGATAAAGAGACTGTCAGCTTTAACCCTAATTACGATGGTTCTGAAGAAGAGCCTTCCGTACTTCCTGCAATGTTTCCTAATTTATTGGTTAACGGTAGCGGAGGTATTGCGGTCGGTATGGCAACTAATATCCCTCCGCACAATTTAGGTGAGGTTATCGATGCTTGTTGTTTATATATAGATAATAACGATATAGAAATATTAGATTTACTCGAAGTTGTTAAAGGACCGGATTTTCCTACAGGTTCAATGATTTTAGGCATTAGCGGTATTAGATCGGCATATCTTACCGGTAGAGGCAGTATAATTATGCGAGGTCGAGCCGAGATTGAGAATATCGGTAATAGCCGTCAAGCAATTATTATTACCGAAATACCTTATATGGTAAATAAAGCAAGGCTTGTTGAAAAGATTGCTGAGATGGTTAAAGAGAAACGTATTGAGGGTATAAGTGATTTACGTGACGAATCGAATAAAAACGGTGTAAGAATTTTTATTGAGTTAAAGAAAGACGTAGTTGTTGAGGTAGTCTTAAATCAAATATACGCATGTACGCAGCTACAAACTAGCTTCGGTGTTATTATGCTTGCTCTTAAAGACGGGCTACCGAAAGTGATGAATTTGAAAGAAGTAATTGCGGCTTTCGTTAGTTTTAGGGAAGTGGTAATTACTAACCGTACTATATATTTGCTAAATAAAGCAAGAGATAGAGCACATATTTTACTAGGGTTAACCATTGCCGTTAGTAATATCGATGAAATAATACGTATTATCAAAGCTTCAAATAACCCGAATGCAGCTAAGCAAGAATTAATGGCACGCAGCTGGGATGCGTTAAATATTCTACCGCTTGTGAAGCTAGTTGATGATAAAGCAATGTTAAATGAGCAAGGCAAATGTAGCTTTACTGAGGTGCAAGCTAAGGCAATCTTAGAGATGAGGCTACAACGTCTAACCGCTATGGAGAAAAACAAGCTTGAAGAGGATTTAAAGAACCTCGCTACAGAAATTACCGAGTACCTTAATATACTTGGCTCTCGCACAAGGTTACTTGAGATTTTAAAGGAAGAGCTAATTAAAGTTAAAGAAGAATTTGCGACTCCTCGTCTTACTTCAATTGAATTCGGCGAATTTGATCAAGATATAGAAGATTTAATTCAACGTGAAGAGATGGTAGTAACCGTAACTCTTGGAGGATATATAAAACGAGTGCCTCTAAGTAGTTACAGGGCTCAAAAACGAGGCGGTAAAGGAAGATCAGGGCTTTCAATGCGTGATGAGGATATTACCACGCAAGTTTTTGTCGGTAGTACACATACTCCGATGTTGTTCTTCTCAAATATAGGTCAGGTTTATAGTTTAAAACTATATAAATTACCTTTAAGTAATCCGCAAGGTAAGGGAAGACCAATGGTTAATATATTACCGTTGAAAGAAAATGAACATATTACAAATATTATGCCGTTACCTGAAAATCAGGATGAGTGGGATAATTTAAATATTATGTTCGCAACTGCCAAGGGTAATATCAGAAGAAGCGATTTATTAGATTTCAAAAAAATTCAGTCGAACGGTAAAATTGCTATTAGGCTTGATGAGGATGATAAATTAATAGACGTAAAACCATGTAAAGAAGACGAGCATATTTTACTTGCCACCAAAGCCGGTAAAGCTTTAAGATTTCCTGTTGAATCGCTGCGTGTTATTAAGAGCCGTACTTCTGACGGAGTGCGAGGTATGAAACTTGCCAAGGAGGATTCCGTAATTTCTATGACTGTGCTTAAAGGCATTAGCAGTACAAAAGAGGATAGAGATGCCTATTTAACAGTGCCATGGGAAAAAAGGCTTGAGATTGCTAAAGGTGAGGAGTTTAACCTTGAAGAGTTAGGTGTAACTTTGACTGCAGATTCTATTTTAGAAATGGCAAATTCTGAAGAATTTATCTTGACGGTTACAGAGAACGGTTTTGGTAAAAGAAGCTCGGCTTATGGCTATAGAATTACTGACCGTGGCGGCAGCGGTATAATCAATATGGATATTAACGACAAAACCGGTTTAGTTGTAGGTGTTATGCCGGTTAAAATGGATGATGAGCTAATGCTGATCACCAATAGCGGTAAGTTAATTCGCTGTAAACTTGAGTCAGTACGTATTACGGGACGTAACACTAGCGGCGTAATCCTATTTAAGCTAGATGACGGTGAAAAAGTCGTATCTGTCTCTTTAATTGCTGAAACTTCTGAAAGCGAAGAAGATAGTGAATTAGAGGAAGATTTAGAGCAGGCAGAAGAGGTGTATACTTGA
- the grxC1 gene encoding Glutaredoxin, GrxC family, with protein sequence MNKAILHTIIIYTLASCPYCIKAKALLDEKNVVYEEIEVSNFTQEEKEKFIKKSGGKKTVPQIFIDNIHVGGCDALFDLEKEGRLDKLLEGQPKKKMPAAGA encoded by the coding sequence ATGAATAAAGCTATATTACACACAATTATTATTTATACTCTCGCTAGTTGTCCTTATTGTATAAAAGCTAAAGCATTGCTTGATGAGAAAAATGTTGTTTATGAGGAAATTGAAGTAAGTAATTTTACTCAGGAAGAGAAAGAAAAATTTATTAAGAAATCCGGTGGAAAAAAGACGGTCCCGCAGATATTTATAGATAATATACATGTTGGAGGTTGTGATGCTCTATTTGATCTTGAAAAAGAAGGAAGGCTAGATAAGTTGCTGGAAGGGCAACCGAAGAAGAAGATGCCTGCAGCCGGGGCGTAA
- a CDS encoding Transposase, whose amino-acid sequence MNNHLGYSKYNQSDAQNSRNGYNTKNLITKNGAVEIEVPRDRNSSFAPSLVAKRQRRLDGFDDKVLSLYAKGMSLSDIKLQLQELYGADVSESLISQITDDIIEDVKLWQSRPLDPVYAIVFFDCLIVKVRQDKRIINKSVYVALGIDLEGRKDILGLWISENEGAKFWLGNFTEMKNRGIQDILIACSDNLNGMSEAIGAVFPKTEHQLCIVHQIRNSLRYVSYKDRKELAGDLKPIYTLAQKKKHFPL is encoded by the coding sequence ATGAATAATCATTTAGGATATAGCAAGTACAATCAAAGTGATGCTCAGAATTCACGTAATGGTTATAACACAAAGAATCTGATTACAAAGAATGGTGCTGTTGAGATTGAAGTGCCAAGAGATAGAAATAGCAGTTTTGCACCATCATTAGTAGCAAAGCGTCAAAGAAGGCTTGATGGTTTTGATGATAAAGTACTATCTTTGTATGCTAAAGGTATGAGTTTATCAGATATAAAATTACAGCTTCAGGAGTTATATGGAGCTGATGTAAGCGAGAGTTTAATTAGCCAAATCACAGATGATATAATAGAGGATGTTAAGCTATGGCAAAGCCGTCCATTAGATCCAGTATATGCTATAGTATTTTTTGATTGTTTAATAGTAAAAGTACGTCAGGATAAACGGATTATCAATAAATCGGTATATGTTGCATTAGGTATTGATTTAGAAGGGCGGAAAGATATTTTGGGATTATGGATCAGTGAGAATGAAGGGGCTAAATTTTGGCTTGGAAATTTTACTGAGATGAAAAATAGAGGTATACAAGACATACTGATAGCATGTAGCGATAACCTTAATGGTATGTCTGAAGCTATAGGTGCTGTTTTTCCAAAGACGGAGCATCAATTATGTATTGTACATCAAATTAGAAATAGTTTACGATATGTATCATATAAGGACCGGAAAGAGCTTGCTGGTGATTTAAAACCTATTTATACACTAGCACAGAAAAAGAAGCACTTTCCGCTTTAG
- a CDS encoding Excinuclease ABC, C subunit, N-terminal, translated as MYWVYILCSDRNGTLYIGITNNILRRTYEHKQKIIKGFTAKYNIIKLVYTEEFTDIKEALAREKALKKWNRAWKIKLIEKINLRWEDLGKCISGFPPTRE; from the coding sequence ATGTATTGGGTATATATATTATGTTCTGATCGCAATGGTACTTTGTATATTGGCATTACTAATAATATACTACGTCGTACTTATGAACATAAGCAAAAAATAATCAAGGGTTTTACAGCAAAATATAATATTATAAAACTTGTCTATACAGAAGAATTTACTGACATTAAAGAAGCTCTTGCTAGAGAAAAAGCACTAAAGAAATGGAATCGTGCTTGGAAAATAAAATTAATAGAAAAAATTAATCTTAGATGGGAAGATTTAGGCAAGTGTATTTCTGGATTCCCGCCTACGCGGGAATGA